The nucleotide window CGAGAAGCTCGGCCTGGAGGTCCCCAAGACCTGGGACGACTTCATCGAGAACTGCAAGAAGGTCAAGTCCGACGCCAAGGAGGTGGCGCCGATCCTGCAGACCTACGGGACCGACTGGACCGCGCAGCTCTTCGTGTTGGCCGATTATCACAACGTTCAGGCGCAGGACGCCGAATGGCCGACCAAGTACACCAAGAATCAGGTGCACTACGCCCAGGAACCGGCGCTGGCCGGTTGGATGCATCTGCAGCAGACCCACGACCTGAAACTCTTCAACTCCGACTTCGCCTCGGCGACCTACGACGACGGGCTGAAGATGATCGCCAACGGCCAGGGGGCGCACTATCCGATGCTGTCCCAGGCAGTGTCGGGCATCGCGGCCACCTACCCGAACAAGATCGACGACATCGGCTTCTTCGCTCAGCCCGGCCAGGATGCGGCCAAGGTCGGCCTGACCGGCTGGCTGCCGAACGCGGTCTACATCCCGACGAGTACGAAGGGCGACAAACTCGAAGCAGCGAAGAAGTTCCTGGCCTTCCTGGCCAGCCCGGACGGCTGTGCTGCCTTCGGTGACTACTCCCCGCCGAGCGGTCCGTACGCGGTCGACGGCTGCGCGCTGCCGGACGCCGTACCGCAGGCGATCAAGGACGTAGCGGCGTACTTCGACGACGCCAAGGTGACCCCGGCGCTGGAGTTCGTGTCGCCGATCAAGGGCCCGGCGATGCCGGCGCTGTGTGTCGAGGTCGGGTCCGGCATCAAGTCCGGCAAACAGGGCGCACAGCTGTACGACCAGGACGTGAAGAAGCAGGCTCAGCAGCTGGGACTGCCGGGATGGTGACCCAGGCGCCGGACCAGAGCGCGGCCGTCGGCCGAGGAAGGGGTGCGGCACAGCGCAAGGGCACGTCACCACGGGCAGGCTCCGGGCACGCGCACGCCCGGGGAGCCCAATGGAAGAAGGTCTATCCGCTCTGGTTCTACATCGTCCCGGGCGTGATCTATCTGGCCATCTTCATCGTGCCCACGTTCGCGTCGTTCTTCTTCAGCCTGACCCGGTGGACGTTGAGCAGCTGGGAGTTCATCGGGTTCGACAACTTCGTCTCCTTCTTCCAGGAGCCGTCGCTGAGCCGCGGCCTGGTGAACACGATCATCTACGCCTTCCTCACCTCCGGCGCGAAGGTGGTGATCGGCCTGCTGCTGGCCGTTCTGCTGACCACCAATCTGGTGGGAAAGACGTTCCTGCGGTCGGTGGTGTTCTTTCCGGTGCTGGTGTCCACGGTCGGCGTCGGGATCACGTTCAAGGCGTTGATGAATCCCGAGGACGGACTGATCAACCAAGTGCTCGGCTGGTTCGGCGTCAGCGGGCCGGGCTGGCTGACCAGTCCTGATCTCGCCCTGTTCTCGATCATCATCGTCGACATCTGGAAGGGGCTGGGGATCGCGACGCTGATCTACATCGCCGGCATCGTCTCCATCCCGGCCGAGTACTACGAAGCGGCGAAGGTGGACGGCGCCGGTGCCTGGTCCCGATTCCGGCATCTCATCCTGCCGCTGTCCAGGCCGGCCACGGCGACCGTGATCATCCTGTCCTTGATCGGCGGGCTGCGGTCGTTCGAACTGATCTGGTCGATGACCGGCGGCGGTCCGGGCTACACCTCCGACGTACTGGCCTCGGTGATCTACAAGCAATACCAGGCAGGATTCTTCGGGCTGTCGACGGCCGGCAACGTGGTGCTGTTCGTGCTGGTCGCGGTGATCGCGATTCCGCTCAACTACTTCCTCACCCGGCGGCAGGTGGAGATATGAGAACCGGTGCGCGGTACGCGCTCAGCGGCCTGACGGTGGCGGTGTTTGCGATCGTCTTCGTGGTCCCCTTCGTGTTCATCGCCCTGAATGCACTGAAGAACCGTACCGAGGCGGCTGATCTTGCTTTCAGCTGGCCGACCCAGATTCAGTTCGTACAGAACCTGATCGACGTCATCCAGGCCCGCGACTTCATGGTGATCATCGCGTTCATCAACAGCGCGGTGCTGACGGTGGCCAGCGTGACGCTGCTGGTGATCTTGTCGGCGATGGTGGCGTTTGTCCTGCAACGCCGGCCGAGCAGGCTCAACCCGTTGATCAACTTCGCCGTACTGGCCGGGCTGATGATCCCTCCGGCCGTGGTGCCGACGATCTGGGTGCTGCAGTCGGTCGGCCTGTTCCAGACGATGCCGGGGCTGATCCTGGTGGAGATCGCGTTCGGGATGTCGTTCTCGATCATGCTGTTCAGGGCATTCGTCGGGACCGTCCCGCGGGAGCTGGACGAAGCGGCGATCACCGATGGTGCCGGGCCGCTGCGGCTGTTCTTCCAGATCATCTTCCCGCTGCTCAAACCCGTGATCGTGACCGTGGTCGTGGTGCAGTCGGTGATGATCTTCAACGATTTCACCAATCCGCTCTACTTCACGCCCAGCGTGCCGACGGTTCAGCTGACCTTGTACAACTTCCAGTCCCAGTTCGTCTCCGAGTACAACCTGCTGTTCATGAACATCCTGCTGATCACCATCCCGCCGCTGCTGGTGTTCCTGTTCTTCAACCGCCAGTTGGTGGCGGGCATGACCTCCGGCGCAGTCAAGGGCTAACGGCTGCTCCCCGACAGCTCGCCGGGCCGGCTCGCCCTTCGTGACTCCGGTCGCGCTCGCGCGTGGGCGGTGATTCGCGGTTACGGGTCGTTGTGGGCGAATGCAGGTGGTTACCGGCCCGCACCGTGTGCCCGGGCATGGCTCGTCGGACCAACTTGCGTGACGAAGGTGCAGATTTTGGTTCAGCAAACCCGCACCTTCGTTACGCAAGTTCGCGGGTACGCGCCGCGCCCCGCACCGAGCCGGAAAATCGGACCGACTCCCGGGCGGGGCCACCCGAAAACCCCGCACGTGCTGGAATCTCCGGGCCCGACACCGCCCGAGGCCCCCGAAAATCCCGCACGTGCTGGAATATCGGGACCCGACACCGCCCGAGGCCCCCGAAAATCCCGCACGTGCTGGAAAATCTGGACCCGACACCGCCCGAGGCCCCCGAAAATCCCGCACGTGCTGGAATATCGGGACCCGACACCGCCCGAGGCCCCCGAAAATCCCGCACGTGCTGGAAAATCTGGACCCGACACGGCCGCGGCCCCCGAGAATCCCGCACGTGTCGGAAAGTCGGACCGACTCCCGGGCTCGGCGCCCCGAAAGCCCCGCACGTGCTGGGAATCCGGGCCGGACACCGCCCGAGGTCCCCGAATATCCCGCACGACGTGCTGGAAAATCCGGACTCCCACGGGCTTTGAGGACCAGAAAATCCCACACGTCGTGCTGGAAAATCGGGGCCCGACACGGTCCGAGGCCCCCGAGAACCCAGGACGTGTCGGAAAGTCGGACCGACTCGCGGGCCCGGCGCCCCGAAAACCCCGCACGCGACGTGCTGGATTTCCAGGCCCAACACGGCCCGAGACCCCCTATAACCCCGCACGTGCTGGAAATTCCGGACCCGACACCCACCCGAGGACCCGAGAATCCGGGCTTCAGCCACGATGATCAGATGTCCTACCCGGCCGGCAGCATCAACGGCGACTTCGCCGCCGGAACGACCGCGACGGACTGCAACTCCATCGCCCCTGACCCGCTGCTGGCCGCCGCCGAAACCGCTGACTGACCTGCCGACTATCGTTCGCCTCGGATGCTGCACTGGGGGCACAGCGAAGGGGAGTTCGAGGGCCGATGAGTGAGGACCTGTTCGGCGAGCCGATCGTCGAGCGCGGACGGGCAGCCGAGGTCACGCCGGCGGGCGGCAGCCTCGGCGCCGGTGATCATGCCGGTACGCCGCTGGCCGTCCGGATGCGCCCGCGCGATCTGGACGAGATCGTCGGTCAGCAACACCTGCTGGCACCGGGCTCGCCGCTGCGCCGGTTGGCGGCGGGGGAGCCGATGTCGGTGTTCCTCTGGGGACCGCCCGGGGTGGGCAAGACCACGATCGCCTCGGTGGTGTCGCGGCAGACCGATCGGCGGTTCGTCGAGGTGTCGGCGGTGACCGCCGGAGTGAAGGAGGTCCGGGCGGTCCTCGACCAGGCCAAACGTGATCTTCGCACCGGCCGGCAGACGGTGCTGTTCGTGGACGAGGTGCACCGGTTCTCCAAGGCCCAGCAGGACGTTCTGCTGCCCGCGGTGGAGAACCGACTGGTCACCCTGATCGCTGCCACCACAGAGAATCCGAGCTTCTCGGTGATCTCTCCGCTGCTGTCGCGTTCGCTGCTGCTGACCCTGAAGCCGTTGACCGACGACGACATCTCCGGCCTGCTGGACCGAGCGATCATCGATGAGCGCGGACTCAGACGAGAAGACGGCAGCACCTTCGAACTGACCGACGACGCTCGCGCCGCGCTGCTCCGGATGGCCGGCGGTGATGCCCGCAGAGCCCTGACCTACTTGGAGGAATCGGCCGCCGGTGCAGCCGCCACCGATTCGTTGATCATCGATCCGCCGGTGGTGGAGCGCGCCGTGGACCGGGCCGCCGTGCAGTACGACAGGGACGGCGATCAGCACTACGACGTGATCAGCGCCTTCATCAAGTCGATGCGCGGGTCCGACGTGAACGCGGCCCTGCATTACCTGGCCCGGATGATCGAGGCGGGGGAGGATCCGCGCTTCATCGCCCGCCGGATCATGATCTTGGCCAGCGAGGACATCGGGATGGCCGACCCGACCGCGATCCAGGTCGCCGTCGCAGCGGCCCAGACCGTCCAGCTGATCGGACTGCCGGAAGGTGCGATCACCCTTGCCCATGCGGTCATCCACTGCTCGCTGGCGCCGAAGTCCAATGCCGTGGTGACCGCGATCGGCGAGGCACGGGCCGACGTCCGCGCCGGGAAGATCGGCACCGTACCGCCGCATCTGCGCGACGCGCACTACGCGACCGCCAAGAACTACGGCCACGGCGTCGACTACCTGTATGCCCACGACGCACCGCATGGCATCGCCGCCCAGCAGTATCTTCCCGACGATCTTGAAGGGGCCGACTATTACCGGCCCACCACCCACGGCAACGAGGCCGGCGTCGCCGAGCGACTCAAGATCATCAACGACCTGCTGGGTCGCTGAGCATCGGCTGAGGCCCGTGTCCAGGGTCAAGTTGTAACCGGCCGATTCGCAAATTTGCTGGATAATCTCTGGCAGGGATCGACGAAGGAGTCACCGATGTTCGCACGCAGCGTTGCGATGCGGCCCCGATCTTCCTCAGTGCTGATCGGCGTGCTTGCGGTAGTTGTCTCTTCACTGCTGGCGATCTGGAGCGGGTCGCCGA belongs to Microlunatus elymi and includes:
- a CDS encoding ABC transporter substrate-binding protein; the encoded protein is MNPHGNLSRRQLLAGIGATTALGLAGCSAGSLGSSDSGGNSNAKVTLKWQVGNTEDGIASAKNVVKHFTAKHPDIAITLDPVPGGTEGDNLVKTRLSTGSMDDVFGYNSGSLFHAIDPVKNLVPISDQSYVSQLEKTFVSVVTEQGKVYGVPAASAQGGGILYSKPVYEKLGLEVPKTWDDFIENCKKVKSDAKEVAPILQTYGTDWTAQLFVLADYHNVQAQDAEWPTKYTKNQVHYAQEPALAGWMHLQQTHDLKLFNSDFASATYDDGLKMIANGQGAHYPMLSQAVSGIAATYPNKIDDIGFFAQPGQDAAKVGLTGWLPNAVYIPTSTKGDKLEAAKKFLAFLASPDGCAAFGDYSPPSGPYAVDGCALPDAVPQAIKDVAAYFDDAKVTPALEFVSPIKGPAMPALCVEVGSGIKSGKQGAQLYDQDVKKQAQQLGLPGW
- a CDS encoding carbohydrate ABC transporter permease is translated as MVTQAPDQSAAVGRGRGAAQRKGTSPRAGSGHAHARGAQWKKVYPLWFYIVPGVIYLAIFIVPTFASFFFSLTRWTLSSWEFIGFDNFVSFFQEPSLSRGLVNTIIYAFLTSGAKVVIGLLLAVLLTTNLVGKTFLRSVVFFPVLVSTVGVGITFKALMNPEDGLINQVLGWFGVSGPGWLTSPDLALFSIIIVDIWKGLGIATLIYIAGIVSIPAEYYEAAKVDGAGAWSRFRHLILPLSRPATATVIILSLIGGLRSFELIWSMTGGGPGYTSDVLASVIYKQYQAGFFGLSTAGNVVLFVLVAVIAIPLNYFLTRRQVEI
- a CDS encoding carbohydrate ABC transporter permease, which gives rise to MRTGARYALSGLTVAVFAIVFVVPFVFIALNALKNRTEAADLAFSWPTQIQFVQNLIDVIQARDFMVIIAFINSAVLTVASVTLLVILSAMVAFVLQRRPSRLNPLINFAVLAGLMIPPAVVPTIWVLQSVGLFQTMPGLILVEIAFGMSFSIMLFRAFVGTVPRELDEAAITDGAGPLRLFFQIIFPLLKPVIVTVVVVQSVMIFNDFTNPLYFTPSVPTVQLTLYNFQSQFVSEYNLLFMNILLITIPPLLVFLFFNRQLVAGMTSGAVKG
- a CDS encoding replication-associated recombination protein A, producing the protein MSEDLFGEPIVERGRAAEVTPAGGSLGAGDHAGTPLAVRMRPRDLDEIVGQQHLLAPGSPLRRLAAGEPMSVFLWGPPGVGKTTIASVVSRQTDRRFVEVSAVTAGVKEVRAVLDQAKRDLRTGRQTVLFVDEVHRFSKAQQDVLLPAVENRLVTLIAATTENPSFSVISPLLSRSLLLTLKPLTDDDISGLLDRAIIDERGLRREDGSTFELTDDARAALLRMAGGDARRALTYLEESAAGAAATDSLIIDPPVVERAVDRAAVQYDRDGDQHYDVISAFIKSMRGSDVNAALHYLARMIEAGEDPRFIARRIMILASEDIGMADPTAIQVAVAAAQTVQLIGLPEGAITLAHAVIHCSLAPKSNAVVTAIGEARADVRAGKIGTVPPHLRDAHYATAKNYGHGVDYLYAHDAPHGIAAQQYLPDDLEGADYYRPTTHGNEAGVAERLKIINDLLGR